Below is a window of Halomonas sp. Bachu 37 DNA.
TCTGCGTCAATGTCGGCGTGGAGGGCTTATCATGAGCGATCTCGTCACCGGCAACCGCGAACAGCTGCAATTGGCCGATGCCTTGACGCAGCATACCAATGTATTGTGCAGTGGCTTGGAAGAGGGCACTGCTGAAATTTTTGACTGGGTCACGCCGACCACCGCCGAGCTGCTGACCTGGTGGTTCGGCGCGGAGATGGTCGCCGCGCGTCCCGGCCTGAATTTCCATCCCGGACAGCGCCAGGCCATCCTCAATACCCTCATCGCCCATGAGGTGCTCGGCTGCACCAGTTTAAAGGCGCTGTATCAGAAGATGGCCCCCGATGCGCTGCAGGCGGGTAATCGCCTGAGCGAGGTCAGCAGCGATAAGCATGCCCACCCCAAGTATTGTCTGAAGATGGCCACCGGCACCGGCAAGACCTGGGTCCTACAGGCGCTGCTGGTCTGGCAACTGCTGAACAAGCGCGCTGCGCTGGAAGCGGGCCAGGACGATCCGCGCTTCACCCGCAACTTCCTGATCGTGGCGCCGGGGCTGATCGTCTACGAACGTCTGCTGGAGGCGTTTCTCGGCAAGGAAATCCTGGGACGTCGCGACTTTGCCAGTTCCGATGTAGCGCGCTATGCCGAGCTGTTCATTCCCGGACCGTACCGTGAGCAAGTGTTCGGTTTCGTACGTGGCAATACCTGCCCCAAGGGCGAAATCGGCCTCAGAACGACCGGCAACGGATTGATCGCCATTTGCAACTGGCACCTGCTCAGCGACGCGGCCCAGGATGACGATACGTACGAGGCGAGTCCGCCTGGCAGCCTGGCCGAGCCCAAAGACGTCATTACTGGGCTACTGCCGCTACAACCCGGCAAGGCCACCGGCAACAGTCTCGACGTGCTCGACCGTCGCCATGCGCGCGGCCAGGTACTCGATTACCTGACCGGTCTCGATGAGCTGATGGTATTCAACGACGAGGCGCACCATATCCACGAATTCAAGCGTGAGGGCGAGGTCACCGAGGTCGAGTGGCAGAAGAGTCTGAGCCTGATCGCCGCCCCCAAGGGCCGACGTTTCGTGCAGGTGGACTTTTCCGCAACTCCTTACAACGATGTCGGCAGCGGTAAGAAAAAACGCAAGCTGTACTTCCCGCATATCATCACTGACTTCGACCTGAAAACCGCCATGGCGCAAGGGCTGGTGAAGTCGCTGGTACTCGACAGGCGCAAGGAAATCGGCGCGTTGCCGCTGGAATTCACGGCCGAGCGCGACGCAGATGGCAATCCGGTGCTCAGCGAAGGGCAGCGCATCATGCTGCGTGCCGGCCTGCAGAAACTGCGCAAGCTGGAAAGCGACTTTGCCGCCATCGACCCGAACCGCCATCCCAAGATGCTGGTGGTCTGCGAAGACACCAAGGTCTCGCCGTTGGTGGCGCAGTTTCTGAGCGATGAAGGTCTGGCCGACGACGAAGTGATGACCATCGATTCGGGAAAGAAAGCCGAGCTGGGCGAGAAAAACTGGATACCGATACGCGAGCGTCTGTTCAACCTCGACGCTCACGCCGCACCACGGGTAGTGGTCAGCGTACTGATGCTGCG
It encodes the following:
- a CDS encoding DEAD/DEAH box helicase family protein, with translation MSDLVTGNREQLQLADALTQHTNVLCSGLEEGTAEIFDWVTPTTAELLTWWFGAEMVAARPGLNFHPGQRQAILNTLIAHEVLGCTSLKALYQKMAPDALQAGNRLSEVSSDKHAHPKYCLKMATGTGKTWVLQALLVWQLLNKRAALEAGQDDPRFTRNFLIVAPGLIVYERLLEAFLGKEILGRRDFASSDVARYAELFIPGPYREQVFGFVRGNTCPKGEIGLRTTGNGLIAICNWHLLSDAAQDDDTYEASPPGSLAEPKDVITGLLPLQPGKATGNSLDVLDRRHARGQVLDYLTGLDELMVFNDEAHHIHEFKREGEVTEVEWQKSLSLIAAPKGRRFVQVDFSATPYNDVGSGKKKRKLYFPHIITDFDLKTAMAQGLVKSLVLDRRKEIGALPLEFTAERDADGNPVLSEGQRIMLRAGLQKLRKLESDFAAIDPNRHPKMLVVCEDTKVSPLVAQFLSDEGLADDEVMTIDSGKKAELGEKNWIPIRERLFNLDAHAAPRVVVSVLMLREGFDVNNICVIVPLRSSQAQILLEQTIGRGLRLMWRDPEYDDTKAENRALLKNGQEPNSLIDVLTIIEHPAFQSFYNELMLEGLAGTTGDDNDSTTTTGDMLAVGLREDHAQYDFAIPFILRDSDEWLEHQGPDIAELKPFTQFSLAQLQDMLGKGDVFNSQDLQSQTLFGDYRVDGAVMNVSGYNDLLGRLTRRIAQALHQPLPKGNKLAAHVAKPYLQVNTAELAGWIESYIEDQLFGEHFEPLVDENWRLLLLQPVLDHITRIFALALIEAEQTQSSGTLEVKHRYLSEVPKLMMREKHSQAINKCIYERQGWSARHGGLERSFIQWASSDASVAAFCKINENRHTFARLRYVRQDGLPAFYCPDFLVRIQDAIYLVETKAQKDINHPDVRRKLKAAQTWCERINTLPPEHRQALPWSYVLLGESVFYEWKTKGASLDELLRFAREQPIEATVTSQRELF